TGTTTATCGAGTCCTGAGGTGTCAAAACATTTGGTTATTTCTGTGGGAACAGAAGTTTATGTTGCTTTAGCTCGAGGTGGCCTGGTCGAAAACCATTTCCTGATTCTCCCTGTAACTCACCATCAGAGTTTATCAATTTTACCTGACAGTGTCGCAAAAGAAATGAAACTGTACAAAAAAGCAGTAACCAAGTATTACGCTAGTAAGGATTCAGTCCCTGTATTTTTTGAGAGGAATTATAAAAGTTCTCACTGTCAATTGCAAGCTGTGCCAGTCCACAAAAATCAAGCTCCTGCTCTGCGTGAAATGTTCCAAGAAATGGCAGCTTGCAATAATTTCGAGCTGGATGAAATCCCCCAGCACTCTCAGTTGCAGCAAATCGCTCAGCCTGGTGTTATTTACTTTTATGTCGAACTGCCCAACGGTGAAATGCTCTATCATCGTATTAAAAAAGATTTTCCCCTGCAATTTGGAAGAGAAGTTTTGGCAAGCGATCGAATATTGGACATACCGGAACGTGCTGATTGGCGCGAGTGCCAATTGGACCGAGATGAAGAGACGGAACTTGCTAAAAAAATTCGCAATCAATTTCAACCCTACGATCCAGACACTTAGAACATTATTATGTTCTCCACCAAAAAGAGTCGAACTATGTTTTACTATGAACGAAAttgtaaaatatatttttttctgtagaATATTCTACGTGACATTTGTATAATaaatcatgaattttcataattattcttTATTCTCCCTTTGGTACTTCAATTCGTATTGATCAGGAGTCAATGAAGGATTTATTCCACTCTGCTTCATTTGTATCGCCACATCGAATAAATAGTCGTAACATTCAGTCCTACAACGGGCAAAAGCAGAATTACCAGAGGACCacctttcaaaatttcaaagaatGAAAACGTAATTGAAACATTTTGCTCACATTGTTTTAGCTTGTTGCCAAGTATCACCCCAAACGTAAACACCATGTCTTCGAACTAGTATCGCACAGGTTGCTGGATACTTTTCCATCACCTCAGCCATACGATCTCTCAGATCTTCTTCAAAAGGTGTGTTCTCAATAATAGGGATAACGAGTTCTTCGTCGTATCTGTAAGATCTTCCCAGTTCTTGATTCTTGATACCTAGAATgatgaagattttttgaagaaatttgaaGACAGATACATCAAATGTAAAACTCAATATCatagaattattgaaaaattgaagtatctttATATCATTTCCAGAAGAGTCATGAAAGAAGAAATATCTTGGAATTAAAAAGTCCACAGAATTTTTTGAACTACTTGCGCAAACCTTTTATCATTTCCAAGTGAGTCACCCTGAACTCTTGTCCAGGCCACAAAAGAGTGACCATAACAGCAAATTTGGAATGTGTGTGAATGACAGCTCCAGCATTTCTGGCCGTGTAAGCGCACATGAAAAGCGGAGTGCACTGAGATTTTTTGAGTTTCTTTTCCGAAGGTGGTAATTCCAGATCTTTCCCGTCGATGTCTTGGACAAATAAATCTTCTGGACATATTCGTTCTTTCTGAACTCCAGATGGTGCTATGAAAATCTCAGAACTACatttattaaaattaaaaacgaattatAATTtctcattcaaaaaaattagtgGTGTATATGTCAATTGAGGAGTGACCAACGGTGCTTAGACATTTGTGtgttaaaatttgaaagttaaataaatgcaaataCCCCTTTTTAATTGATATTCCGCCTCCTGTTCCAGTCACCCATCCCAGATGATAAAACTGTCTGCACAATTCTGGGATGAGATTTCTCGGATGCTCCTTGAGTGACAAATTTAattcattcaataattaatcaaGCTGGTTCTGGCAGCACCAGTACagtatgaaatttcaaaattttacctTCATTTCTTCATCTCCAGTGTCACCTGATTTTGGAATACGatattccattgaaaaattaaaaagaccAAACGTTTTTACGAAATATTTAAGCCTATACACAGATTTTTGATGATTAAATATTTGCTATATGATTTCTTATCTTGCACTCCGTAGATAAGACTTCGTTTTCACGAAATGCgtattaaaaaatactttcagACATATATATCACGTGACACCTTATATGTATGCTTTGAATTGCTATACAGTTTGTGTACCGTTCATAGAGTCATAATAATAGGTGTGTTCCACTTATCGCCCAAAATGCCCCAAAATCCTATCCCAGTAGCCGTCGTCCGGGCGTTACGGGCGATAAGTGGAACGCACCTAATGTAATAAAGAGCACTATGatttaagatttttttgtttgtgtaaattgaattatcgaactaatttgataaaaaattaaggTTAGGTTTCTCTACTTGCGACTGTGCAACCACCGCCCACcgtcttcaaatttttttcgtttgaatcGTCGCGCTCGTTGTAGAAACTCCTGAATCGGTTGGAGTCCCAAATAAGCATTCGAATTTATATAattcaaatggaaaatttgtttgtttgaACTCGAAGGATAACATTTGAATTTTCACGGAGTATAgagtaatattttttaattattaaaatgggagctcgatgaaaaattcgaaatagtTCGTAATTTGGTATGAAAATTGATCAGTCAGTGCCAACCCCTGTGTGCCGTCAAAACCAGCGAACATTCAAGGACATTCCAATCTTCCAATAATCGTTATATAGCGTTATTGTCAATCCATCAAAATATCATCGTCTAATTCAATCGCGAGACAATTCAATAAATgtaaagattttcaaattatatGTAATAAACATATTTAAAACCAAATTGTGTTTTTCTCATAAAAAGTGAgcgatatcgaaaaaaatagagGTTATGTCAAGTTTCAAAGgtctcttcaattttttctttcaccgaGACAAATTTTCCATCAAGTTTAATATCAAATAGTGCTCATTAGTGATTCAAGTGATGCAGAGAATGTCATGAAAGCAGGGggttcatggatggaatttcACGATCTATCTAAcctctcattttttcgttatcgAGAGTTTCTGCATATACATAAGACAACAGTTTATATAGTGAAATGCGGTAAAAATATATACGTCAAAAGTTCTATATGATGATCAACAGTTCGCGGGAAGGAATACAGCTGTAGTCAGCTGATACGCGTCAACCCAAAATGTCGACGACTATGGAGGGTTCACTCAGCAAGTGGACGAACGTTGTCAATGGATGGCAATATCGATGGTTCGTTCTCGATGACAATGCCGGTCTTCTCTCATATTATACGGTATATTTACATTATTTAAAATCAATTAATCTCTCTTTCAAAAGTACATTAATTCTCACGTATAAAATGCAAGAAAGTGTTATAATGGTatggaattttgagaaaatgaagtacttttgaaatttaaagttttccaaataaaattactagaaattaaaaattcatcacacaaaatttgtaatatttgaaattcattattcagcACCAAACAAAAGTATACCAATGTCGGTATAGTGTGGATCCCTTGTAGTTACTACCTTACTCAGTAATTCACCgttcatagaaaaaaaaatttttaacaaaagtttcaatattttttttttaagttaaatacaagaaaaaaggTAGTGAAAACCATATTAAatccaaagaaaaaaataactatgATAATCTCTGAACtgtaataagaaaatatattctgaaccaacataaaatttcaaacctatttttctatatttttggtGTTTTATTGTGTGTTTCAGAGcaaggaaaaaatgatgagagGAGCTCGAAGAGGGTGTGTACGATTGCGAGGTGCTATAATTGGCATTGATGACGAGGATGACAGTACGTTTACGATTACGACGTCATCGTCCAAGGACGATCccaaaacttttcattttcagaCAAGAGATGGCGAAGAACGTGAACGATGGGTCCGTGCCCTCGAAGATACAATAGTCCGTCATTCACACGCGGTAAAACCATACCATAACGTATTAACAAtgaattctttttcttcaaacacCTCATTCACTGTCCAAttatttgtaatatttgaaGCGCTGGGATCCAAAAAAGTCACCACCCAAGCAAGACTTTGATCGCAAAGTAGCCGAGGCTGACGTTTATCTGCAACTTTTGATTGAtcagataaaaataattgatgaaaaacgcaaaaatactCCAGACGAGGATGAAGAAACTCGGGGAAGATATACTGCTGTGCTGGATCAGGCGAACGCGGTCCTCAATTCTGTTAAACACACAATCGTCCAATTGCAAATTGCCAAGGTACGAAGAGTTCAAGCAAAACGATTCCGAGAAGCTTCGGAGATATATAAAATACCTGAATTGTTGGAATTTTCCTTGTTCCAAgagaattccaattttttctgcaAACGATTCGTTTTTACAGAATACCGCTATACCAGTAAATGGAATTTATCGAGGACCCACAGAAACTTCTCTGGTGTCACAGAGCTTGCCGCAcggtaaaaaattcaaacccTTTTCCAGGCTAAGCATTGTCTCTTTTAAAATCACGAATAATAATActaaaaatttcgtttatttaacAGTAGCCTCAAGAGAATCGGAATTAACGGTACAGACTGGCATCGAATTGGGCTCCGAGTGCCTCGAACCTCGCATCAATTCCTTATCCCTATCAGCTGGTTGGTTaacattttttgcaaaaagtgGCACAATGTCAGAAGAAACGAGtcagttttatgaaaaaattcataaaataataatttcatataaaaataatgtttcagTCGTAGATCGCGATTTGCCGGTTCCGGAATTCTCGTACTCATCGTCCGACGAAGATGAAGATTATTACGACGCAGCGGACGAGCCGTCAACGCCTTTGGGCGGTCAGAATTATTTTACACTGCAAGTAACGttgaatcaattatttaaaaaaaaaatgctcgctCATCATTTTAGTACTCTTCACCTCAATTTTATTCACGGGCAAGCACACGTTGCAAATTTCTCTCGCAACGTGCTATAAAACCTGGCTGAATCTATGATTAGCACGGAGATAGCAATAATATTCTAATTAACGTTAATAACTATAACAGCACACAAACCACC
This sequence is a window from Venturia canescens isolate UGA chromosome 8, ASM1945775v1, whole genome shotgun sequence. Protein-coding genes within it:
- the LOC122414972 gene encoding probable methylthioribulose-1-phosphate dehydratase isoform X3; translated protein: MEYRIPKSGDTGDEEMKEHPRNLIPELCRQFYHLGWVTGTGGGISIKKGSEIFIAPSGVQKERICPEDLFVQDIDGKDLELPPSEKKLKKSQCTPLFMCAYTARNAGAVIHTHSKFAVMVTLLWPGQEFRVTHLEMIKGIKNQELGRSYRYDEELVIPIIENTPFEEDLRDRMAEVMEKYPATCAILVRRHGVYVWGDTWQQAKTMTECYDYLFDVAIQMKQSGINPSLTPDQYELKYQRENKE
- the LOC122414972 gene encoding methylthioribulose-1-phosphate dehydratase isoform X2 encodes the protein MLIWDSNRFRSFYNERDDSNEKNLKTVGGGCTVASDTGDEEMKEHPRNLIPELCRQFYHLGWVTGTGGGISIKKGTIWSSERTNMSRRFICPRHRRERSGITTFGKETQKISVHSAFHVRLHGQKCWSCHSHTFQICCYGHSFVAWTRVQGIKNQELGRSYRYDEELVIPIIENTPFEEDLRDRMAEVMEKYPATCAILVRRHGVYVWGDTWQQAKTMTECYDYLFDVAIQMKQSGINPSLTPDQYELKYQRENKE
- the LOC122414972 gene encoding methylthioribulose-1-phosphate dehydratase isoform X5 encodes the protein MKEHPRNLIPELCRQFYHLGWVTGTGGGISIKKGSEIFIAPSGVQKERICPEDLFVQDIDGKDLELPPSEKKLKKSQCTPLFMCAYTARNAGAVIHTHSKFAVMVTLLWPGQEFRVTHLEMIKGIKNQELGRSYRYDEELVIPIIENTPFEEDLRDRMAEVMEKYPATCAILVRRHGVYVWGDTWQQAKTMTECYDYLFDVAIQMKQSGINPSLTPDQYELKYQRENKE
- the LOC122414972 gene encoding probable methylthioribulose-1-phosphate dehydratase isoform X1; protein product: MLIWDSNRFRSFYNERDDSNEKNLKTVGGGCTVASDTGDEEMKEHPRNLIPELCRQFYHLGWVTGTGGGISIKKGSEIFIAPSGVQKERICPEDLFVQDIDGKDLELPPSEKKLKKSQCTPLFMCAYTARNAGAVIHTHSKFAVMVTLLWPGQEFRVTHLEMIKGIKNQELGRSYRYDEELVIPIIENTPFEEDLRDRMAEVMEKYPATCAILVRRHGVYVWGDTWQQAKTMTECYDYLFDVAIQMKQSGINPSLTPDQYELKYQRENKE
- the LOC122414972 gene encoding probable methylthioribulose-1-phosphate dehydratase isoform X4 — protein: MNGDTGDEEMKEHPRNLIPELCRQFYHLGWVTGTGGGISIKKGSEIFIAPSGVQKERICPEDLFVQDIDGKDLELPPSEKKLKKSQCTPLFMCAYTARNAGAVIHTHSKFAVMVTLLWPGQEFRVTHLEMIKGIKNQELGRSYRYDEELVIPIIENTPFEEDLRDRMAEVMEKYPATCAILVRRHGVYVWGDTWQQAKTMTECYDYLFDVAIQMKQSGINPSLTPDQYELKYQRENKE